Proteins from one Pseudomonas bijieensis genomic window:
- the pstS gene encoding phosphate ABC transporter substrate-binding protein PstS has product MKSLMKSAALAIAVSLCATSASYAAESVRLTGSGASFPAPIYLTWFKDFSKKSDGVTVDYQSKGSGAGVQDFLNKTVDFAASDSAMKEEDIAKVAEGVQLLPMTAGEIVLAYNLPGNPKGLKLPRDVYSNIFLGKITRWNDPKIVAANPDLKLSDTPITVVVRADSSGTTAVFTKHLATINPEFKQALGEGNTVNWPASDKFIKSPKNDGVTATVRQTPGAIGYIEYGFAKLAKVDFAQLQNKAGQYVVPNAESGAEALAAVKMPENLVAWLPDPDGAKSYPITSYTWMIFRKDNGNPAKAKAMREMVEYSLAEGQKIADSMGYIPLPQSVVEQVRKASANIQ; this is encoded by the coding sequence ATGAAAAGTTTGATGAAGTCTGCTGCGCTCGCCATTGCGGTTTCTCTTTGTGCCACCTCGGCGTCCTACGCTGCAGAGAGTGTCCGTCTGACGGGGTCCGGGGCGAGTTTCCCTGCACCGATCTACCTCACTTGGTTCAAGGATTTCAGCAAGAAATCTGACGGTGTCACTGTGGATTACCAATCCAAGGGTAGTGGCGCGGGTGTACAGGACTTTCTGAACAAAACGGTTGATTTCGCCGCCAGTGACTCGGCGATGAAAGAGGAAGATATCGCCAAGGTCGCTGAAGGCGTGCAGTTGTTGCCGATGACCGCAGGTGAAATCGTGCTGGCTTATAACCTGCCGGGCAATCCGAAGGGGCTCAAACTGCCCCGAGATGTGTACTCCAACATTTTTCTGGGCAAAATCACCCGCTGGAACGATCCGAAGATCGTCGCCGCCAACCCGGATCTGAAACTCTCCGATACGCCGATCACGGTTGTTGTGCGTGCAGACTCCAGCGGCACGACTGCGGTATTCACTAAGCACCTGGCGACAATCAATCCGGAGTTCAAGCAGGCGTTGGGGGAGGGCAACACCGTCAACTGGCCGGCTAGCGACAAGTTCATCAAGTCGCCGAAGAACGATGGTGTCACGGCCACTGTGCGCCAAACTCCGGGCGCGATTGGTTACATCGAATACGGCTTCGCCAAGCTCGCCAAGGTTGACTTCGCTCAACTGCAGAACAAGGCCGGTCAGTACGTCGTGCCAAACGCCGAAAGCGGTGCCGAGGCCCTGGCGGCGGTGAAGATGCCGGAAAACCTGGTGGCCTGGTTGCCTGATCCGGACGGTGCCAAGTCCTACCCGATCACGTCCTACACCTGGATGATTTTCCGCAAGGACAACGGCAATCCGGCCAAGGCCAAGGCCATGCGTGAAATGGTCGAATACAGCCTGGCCGAGGGACAGAAGATTGCCGATTCGATGGGTTATATCCCATTGCCGCAATCGGTCGTCGAGCAGGTTCGCAAAGCGTCCGCCAACATCCAGTAA
- a CDS encoding TonB-dependent siderophore receptor — protein sequence MDMLYRTSREGVSAPRFTLNLLTLSLLLANTVHTAQAADTELPAVTVTGEDTSGYQVKSASVGGFDATPLLDAPASISVINETLINDQQARLLSEVLKNDASVGESYAPVGYYENFVVRGFSLNSASSYKINGRTITGEQNVGLENKQQVEVLKGLSGLQSGVTEPGGLVNYVTKRPTDVRSVTVATDDRGSGYLATDVGGFFGSEQQFGLRANVAHEDLHSYVEHTNGQRDFASLAFDWNISPDALLQLDAEYQTKEQRSAPGYQLLGGSSLPHHASPKKLLAHQSGSKPVTTDALNLNGSFEYRFSDTWKGNISAARSRVVIDDYSSFAWGCYGSASCAGAAVPNYFSPEGDYDIYDFRSPDDTRRNDEVQAVLNGVFDTGGLGHELSVGTSAFRRVVDKRDAINVMIGSANIDSEPADFARYDGPLNDSYRRLDSRQYGLFFNDRISFNEQWQTVLGGREVRLDEETFDSQGDTTRHTQRYVFLPQAALIYKPVQNLSLYTRYSKGLSLGGEAAWFTTNAYEILAPTVSRQIEAGIKYDWQRISLTAALYQIRQAYQYSRPNDDGTFTFTQQGEQKNTGLELSANGWASQRLQISASVAAIRARVSDSGTPAYEGHQAINVPTLRASLYGDYALPWVEGLALLGGVQYSGSKYANRQGEVETGAYAIFNVGSRYSTRIDGYDTVFRLTVDNLFDKRYWRDAGEYMGDGYLFQGAPLTARLSASINF from the coding sequence ATGGATATGCTTTACCGGACGTCCCGCGAGGGAGTATCCGCCCCACGATTCACGCTCAATCTTCTGACCCTGAGCCTGCTGCTGGCCAACACGGTGCATACCGCGCAGGCCGCCGACACCGAACTTCCGGCGGTGACCGTAACGGGCGAGGACACCTCTGGCTATCAGGTCAAAAGCGCTTCAGTTGGCGGTTTCGATGCCACGCCATTGCTGGATGCACCGGCGTCGATTTCGGTGATCAACGAGACCTTGATCAACGACCAGCAGGCTCGCCTGCTCAGTGAAGTTCTGAAGAACGATGCCTCGGTGGGTGAAAGCTACGCGCCGGTTGGCTACTACGAAAACTTCGTCGTACGTGGCTTCTCCCTGAACTCCGCCAGCAGCTACAAGATCAACGGCCGCACCATCACCGGCGAGCAAAACGTCGGGCTGGAAAACAAGCAACAGGTTGAAGTACTCAAGGGGCTTTCCGGCTTGCAGAGCGGCGTCACCGAGCCTGGTGGACTGGTCAATTACGTGACCAAACGGCCGACCGATGTGCGTTCGGTCACGGTGGCCACTGACGATCGCGGCAGCGGCTACCTGGCGACAGACGTGGGAGGATTCTTCGGCAGCGAACAGCAGTTCGGGCTGCGTGCCAACGTGGCTCATGAAGACCTGCATTCCTACGTCGAACATACCAATGGTCAGCGCGACTTCGCCTCCCTGGCCTTCGACTGGAACATCAGCCCCGATGCCCTGCTGCAACTGGATGCCGAGTACCAGACCAAGGAACAACGCTCGGCACCGGGATATCAATTGCTCGGCGGCTCCAGCCTGCCACACCATGCCTCACCGAAAAAACTGCTGGCACACCAGAGCGGCTCGAAGCCCGTTACCACCGATGCACTGAACCTCAACGGCAGCTTCGAGTATCGTTTCAGCGACACTTGGAAAGGCAACATCAGTGCAGCGCGCAGCCGTGTGGTGATCGATGACTACAGCTCGTTCGCCTGGGGCTGCTACGGCTCCGCCAGTTGCGCCGGCGCGGCTGTGCCCAACTACTTCAGCCCGGAAGGCGACTACGACATTTACGACTTCCGCAGCCCTGACGATACCCGCCGCAATGACGAGGTACAGGCTGTCCTCAATGGCGTCTTCGACACCGGTGGCCTTGGTCACGAACTGAGCGTAGGCACCAGCGCGTTTCGTCGCGTGGTGGATAAACGCGACGCCATCAACGTGATGATCGGCAGCGCCAATATCGATAGCGAGCCGGCAGATTTCGCACGCTACGACGGTCCGCTCAACGACTCTTATCGACGCCTGGACAGCCGCCAGTACGGACTGTTCTTCAATGACCGGATCAGCTTCAACGAACAATGGCAGACCGTGCTCGGCGGGCGCGAAGTGCGTCTGGATGAGGAGACATTCGACAGCCAGGGCGATACCACCCGACACACTCAACGCTACGTGTTCCTGCCCCAGGCTGCACTGATCTACAAGCCGGTGCAGAACCTGTCGCTGTATACCCGCTACAGCAAGGGCCTGTCACTGGGCGGTGAAGCGGCGTGGTTCACCACCAACGCCTATGAAATCCTCGCGCCCACCGTATCCCGGCAGATCGAGGCGGGCATCAAGTATGACTGGCAACGTATCAGCCTGACCGCAGCGCTGTACCAGATCCGCCAGGCATACCAGTACTCCCGGCCGAATGACGACGGCACGTTCACCTTCACCCAGCAGGGTGAACAGAAAAACACCGGACTGGAACTCTCGGCCAATGGCTGGGCCAGTCAGCGCCTGCAGATTTCGGCCAGTGTCGCGGCGATCCGTGCACGGGTCAGCGACAGCGGCACACCGGCCTATGAAGGTCACCAAGCGATCAACGTGCCGACACTGCGCGCCAGTCTCTACGGTGACTACGCCCTGCCCTGGGTCGAGGGGCTTGCCCTGCTCGGCGGTGTGCAATACAGCGGCAGCAAATACGCCAATCGCCAGGGCGAGGTCGAGACTGGCGCCTACGCCATCTTCAACGTTGGCAGCCGCTACAGCACCCGTATCGACGGTTACGACACCGTGTTCCGACTGACCGTCGACAACCTGTTCGACAAACGCTACTGGCGTGACGCCGGTGAATACATGGGCGATGGCTACCTGTTCCAGGGCGCACCACTGACCGCCCGCTTGAGTGCCTCGATCAACTTCTGA
- the ppk2 gene encoding polyphosphate kinase 2, whose protein sequence is MSPREATLIQRIHRELLDHSDEELELELSEDGHDLNALFDEHVEEGTEKDARRTYFSELFRLQGELVKLQSWVVKTGHKVVILFEGRDAAGKGGVIKRITQRLNPRVCRVAALPAPNDRERTQWYFQRYVSHLPAAGEIVLFDRSWYNRAGVEQVMGFCNEDQYEEFFRTVPEFERMLARSGIQLIKYWFSISDQEQHLRFLSRIHDPLKQWKLSPMDLESRRRWEAYTKAKEIMLERTHIAEAPWWVVQADDKKKARLNCIHHLLGQMPYEEVEMPVIELPQRVRQEDYSRSPTPPELIVPQVY, encoded by the coding sequence ATGTCTCCCAGAGAAGCCACCTTAATCCAGCGCATCCACCGTGAACTGCTTGATCACAGTGACGAAGAGCTGGAATTGGAATTATCCGAAGACGGCCATGACCTGAACGCGCTGTTCGATGAGCACGTAGAAGAAGGTACTGAGAAGGATGCTCGAAGGACCTATTTCAGCGAACTGTTCCGCCTGCAAGGCGAACTGGTAAAACTGCAAAGCTGGGTGGTCAAGACGGGCCACAAAGTCGTGATCCTGTTCGAAGGGCGTGATGCCGCGGGAAAAGGCGGTGTGATCAAACGTATCACCCAACGCCTGAATCCCAGGGTCTGCCGGGTCGCCGCCCTACCCGCCCCCAACGACCGGGAACGTACCCAGTGGTACTTCCAGCGCTATGTCTCGCACCTGCCGGCGGCGGGCGAAATCGTGCTGTTTGACCGTAGTTGGTACAACCGTGCCGGGGTGGAACAAGTGATGGGGTTTTGCAACGAAGATCAGTACGAGGAGTTCTTCCGTACTGTACCGGAGTTCGAACGTATGCTCGCCCGCTCCGGCATCCAGTTGATCAAATACTGGTTCTCCATTTCCGACCAGGAACAGCATCTGCGCTTTCTCAGTCGCATCCATGATCCGCTCAAGCAATGGAAACTCAGCCCCATGGATCTGGAGTCCCGTCGGCGCTGGGAAGCCTACACCAAGGCCAAGGAAATCATGCTTGAACGCACCCACATCGCCGAAGCGCCGTGGTGGGTGGTACAAGCTGATGACAAAAAGAAAGCCAGGCTCAACTGCATCCATCACCTTCTCGGGCAGATGCCCTACGAAGAGGTGGAAATGCCGGTAATCGAACTGCCGCAACGCGTCAGGCAGGAGGATTATTCCCGCAGCCCCACGCCGCCGGAACTCATCGTGCCTCAGGTCTATTAA
- a CDS encoding UTRA domain-containing protein, producing the protein MPFDPLSPHYQRIREQIAYDIATGTPQADEKFPSEREMIERFGCTRVTLRQALQQLEAEGLVYRENRRGWFVSPRRIRYDPTRISGFMDYVSAQGRTPRTECLQAELRPAGAWLARRMSLSSEDEPVFFLQRRRWIDRRPVLLEFNALLASWCPGLLDADLNTSLTRVLRERFSRVQSRCELEMHIGTVNEDQAELLQLSPGSTSVYLERLNFGEEDQAVEFDQEFWRPDALSIVMETRYPGKT; encoded by the coding sequence ATGCCTTTCGATCCTCTTTCACCACACTACCAGCGGATTCGCGAGCAGATCGCCTACGACATCGCCACAGGTACGCCCCAGGCCGATGAAAAATTTCCCTCCGAGCGGGAAATGATCGAACGCTTCGGTTGTACCCGGGTGACCTTGCGCCAGGCGCTGCAACAGCTGGAAGCCGAAGGTTTGGTGTACCGGGAAAACCGTCGCGGCTGGTTCGTCAGCCCGCGGCGAATACGATACGACCCCACGCGAATCAGCGGCTTCATGGACTATGTCAGTGCCCAAGGCCGTACACCGCGAACCGAATGTCTGCAGGCCGAACTGCGCCCTGCCGGCGCCTGGCTGGCCAGACGCATGAGCCTGAGTTCGGAAGATGAGCCGGTATTTTTCCTCCAACGTCGACGCTGGATTGATCGGCGCCCGGTGCTGCTGGAGTTCAACGCACTGCTGGCGAGCTGGTGTCCGGGCTTGCTCGACGCTGATTTGAACACCTCCCTGACTCGGGTCCTGCGCGAGCGCTTTTCGCGGGTGCAATCACGCTGCGAGCTGGAGATGCACATTGGCACCGTCAACGAGGATCAGGCAGAACTGCTGCAACTTTCCCCAGGCTCGACCAGCGTCTACCTGGAACGCCTGAACTTCGGCGAAGAGGACCAGGCCGTGGAGTTCGACCAGGAATTCTGGCGCCCCGACGCACTGTCGATCGTGATGGAGACCCGTTATCCAGGGAAGACTTGA
- the pstB gene encoding phosphate ABC transporter ATP-binding protein PstB yields the protein MDCKLDKIFYGNFMAVRDSHVPIEKNKITGFIGPSGCGKSTVLRSLNRMNDLVKGFRFEGHVHFLGQDVYGKGVDPVVVRRYIGMVFQQPNPFSMSIFDNVAFGLRLNRYKGDIGDRVKHALQGAALWDEVKDKLKVSGLSLSGGQQQRLCIARAIATEPEVLLLDEPCSALDPIATRRVEELMVELKKDYTIALVTHNMQQAIRVADTTAFFSVDISQGTRTGYLVEMGPTTQIFDNPREQMTGDYISGKFS from the coding sequence ATGGACTGCAAACTGGACAAGATTTTCTATGGCAACTTCATGGCGGTACGTGACAGCCATGTGCCGATCGAAAAAAACAAGATCACCGGGTTCATCGGTCCTTCCGGCTGTGGCAAGAGCACCGTGTTGCGTAGCCTCAACCGGATGAATGACCTGGTGAAGGGGTTCCGTTTCGAGGGCCACGTGCATTTCCTCGGACAGGACGTCTACGGCAAGGGCGTTGATCCGGTGGTCGTGCGCCGCTACATCGGCATGGTGTTTCAGCAGCCGAACCCGTTTTCGATGAGCATTTTCGACAACGTCGCGTTTGGTCTGCGCCTCAATCGCTACAAAGGCGACATCGGCGACCGGGTCAAGCATGCGCTGCAAGGCGCCGCGCTGTGGGACGAAGTCAAGGACAAGCTCAAGGTCAGCGGCCTGTCGCTCTCCGGTGGCCAGCAACAACGACTGTGCATTGCCCGCGCCATCGCCACCGAGCCGGAAGTCCTGCTGCTGGATGAGCCGTGTTCGGCGCTCGACCCGATCGCTACCCGGAGGGTCGAGGAACTGATGGTGGAGTTGAAGAAGGACTACACCATCGCGCTGGTCACCCACAACATGCAGCAAGCCATCCGCGTCGCCGACACCACGGCTTTCTTCTCGGTGGACATTTCCCAGGGCACGCGAACCGGCTATCTGGTGGAAATGGGCCCGACCACGCAGATTTTCGACAACCCGCGTGAACAGATGACGGGAGACTACATCAGCGGCAAGTTCAGCTAA
- the pstC gene encoding phosphate ABC transporter permease subunit PstC, with translation MNKPFVVPVNPDSACQPPSRKDFLVDRTFRALARIGVVLILALVFALVFEVGRKALPGMEKHGFDVLLGSVWDVNQGKYGILPAIWGTLYSAFIALLIAGFFGVSMAIFLTQDFLPPKLAAIFRTIVELLAAIPSVVYGLWGIYVVIPAIRPLTTWLNSELGWVPFFGTTLSGPGLLPAALVLAIMILPTIAAVSQDALTAVPMKTKQAAYGMGTTHWEAILKVMVPSAATGIFGSLVLGLGRALGETMALAMLVGNANNISLSLFAPANTLAALLALNFPEAGPNEIEVLMYAALVLMLITLIVNIFGSMIMMYAQRGNK, from the coding sequence ATGAACAAACCTTTTGTCGTACCGGTTAATCCGGACTCTGCCTGCCAACCACCTTCGAGGAAGGATTTCCTGGTTGATCGCACCTTTCGTGCGCTTGCGCGTATCGGCGTGGTACTGATTCTGGCGTTGGTATTTGCGCTGGTGTTCGAGGTGGGACGCAAGGCACTTCCCGGCATGGAGAAGCACGGCTTTGATGTGCTTTTGGGCAGCGTCTGGGACGTTAACCAAGGCAAATACGGCATCCTGCCGGCTATCTGGGGCACGCTCTACAGCGCCTTTATCGCATTGCTGATCGCTGGTTTTTTCGGCGTCAGCATGGCGATTTTCCTGACCCAGGATTTCCTGCCGCCCAAGCTCGCCGCCATCTTCCGTACCATCGTCGAACTGCTCGCGGCCATTCCCAGCGTGGTTTATGGCCTGTGGGGGATCTACGTGGTGATCCCGGCGATTCGGCCGCTGACAACCTGGTTGAACAGCGAACTCGGCTGGGTACCCTTTTTCGGCACGACCCTGAGCGGCCCAGGCTTGCTACCCGCAGCGCTGGTGCTCGCCATCATGATTCTGCCGACCATTGCCGCCGTTTCGCAGGACGCGCTCACGGCTGTGCCAATGAAAACCAAGCAGGCCGCCTACGGCATGGGGACTACCCATTGGGAAGCGATTCTCAAGGTGATGGTGCCTTCCGCCGCCACCGGCATCTTCGGCTCTCTGGTGCTGGGCCTGGGGCGCGCCCTGGGTGAAACGATGGCGCTGGCCATGCTGGTCGGCAATGCCAACAACATTTCCCTCTCGCTGTTTGCACCGGCCAACACGCTCGCCGCCCTGCTGGCGTTGAACTTCCCCGAAGCCGGGCCGAACGAGATCGAGGTGTTGATGTATGCCGCCCTGGTGTTGATGTTGATTACGCTGATCGTGAACATTTTCGGTTCGATGATCATGATGTACGCCCAGCGGGGTAATAAGTGA
- the pnuC gene encoding nicotinamide riboside transporter PnuC — MSDLEIIAVVLNILGVWLTARRIRWCWPVSVLAVLLYAWIFYQAKLYSDTLLQGIFALLQGYGWWRWSQGGLTHGKVRVARLPLREGLLGLLFGALGAVLLGALMYGFTDAAVPWLDALLTAFSLVASVWAARKYVVSWWLWIVLDCLYVGLFLFKDLRLTAALYAGFVLLAVYGLRTWQRDLARQGLQPDAGDSVLADSSTAGEPIR, encoded by the coding sequence ATGTCCGATCTTGAAATCATCGCCGTCGTGCTCAACATCCTCGGCGTCTGGCTGACCGCCCGGCGCATCCGCTGGTGCTGGCCTGTCAGTGTGCTGGCGGTGTTGCTGTATGCCTGGATTTTCTATCAGGCCAAGCTCTACTCCGACACGCTGTTGCAGGGCATCTTCGCCCTGCTGCAAGGCTACGGCTGGTGGCGCTGGAGCCAGGGCGGCCTGACCCATGGCAAGGTCCGGGTGGCCAGGCTGCCCTTGCGTGAGGGATTGCTCGGCCTGCTTTTCGGCGCGCTCGGTGCCGTGTTGCTCGGCGCCCTGATGTACGGCTTCACCGACGCCGCAGTGCCCTGGCTCGACGCGCTGCTGACCGCCTTCAGCCTGGTGGCGAGTGTCTGGGCGGCACGCAAGTACGTGGTCAGTTGGTGGCTGTGGATCGTCCTCGACTGCCTGTATGTCGGCCTGTTCCTGTTCAAGGACTTGCGCCTGACGGCCGCGCTGTACGCAGGCTTTGTGCTGCTGGCGGTGTATGGTCTGCGGACCTGGCAACGAGATCTGGCGCGCCAGGGGCTGCAACCGGATGCCGGTGACAGTGTGCTCGCAGACAGCTCGACGGCTGGCGAGCCGATTCGTTAG
- a CDS encoding LysR family transcriptional regulator, protein MDIKDVDLNLLKVFDALRKKQSVTLAGDLMGLSQPAMSFALGKLRTLFDDPLFIRTSHGMQPTARALQIAEPVQRILEMVSSEVLPSTGFVAEHSDRQLVLCMSDIGEMVFLPRLMRMLDKTAPKLRIRTQALSSEQLEEGLDAGEVDAAIGYFPRLLNTSIRHRALYSHSFVCIVRSDHPTIGDTISAEQYQAAVHVAVQAEGRGMGVLDKELASHGVTRRVRFSLPRFMGVPFLVAESDMIATVPLAVGRRFSEITNVRLVPLPWAICGYDIHLYWHTRFHHDPANRWLRQSFIELLGDFSPSEQMSI, encoded by the coding sequence ATGGATATCAAGGACGTCGACCTCAACCTATTGAAAGTCTTCGATGCGTTGCGCAAAAAGCAAAGCGTGACCCTGGCCGGGGATCTCATGGGGCTCAGTCAACCTGCCATGAGTTTCGCCCTGGGCAAGTTACGGACGCTATTCGACGATCCTTTGTTCATCCGTACCTCCCATGGTATGCAGCCCACCGCGAGAGCCTTGCAGATCGCCGAGCCGGTGCAACGCATTCTGGAGATGGTCAGTAGCGAGGTACTGCCGTCCACGGGATTCGTCGCCGAACACTCGGATCGCCAGTTAGTGTTGTGCATGTCGGATATCGGTGAAATGGTGTTCCTGCCACGGCTGATGCGCATGCTCGACAAAACGGCGCCGAAGCTGAGAATTCGCACTCAGGCGTTGTCCTCCGAGCAATTGGAAGAGGGCTTGGACGCTGGCGAGGTCGACGCGGCCATTGGCTATTTCCCTCGTCTGCTCAACACCTCGATCCGGCATCGGGCGCTGTACAGCCACTCTTTCGTGTGCATAGTGCGCAGCGATCATCCCACCATCGGCGACACCATAAGCGCCGAGCAATACCAGGCCGCCGTGCATGTCGCCGTCCAGGCCGAGGGGCGCGGCATGGGTGTGCTGGATAAGGAGCTGGCCTCCCACGGCGTAACACGACGGGTGCGGTTCAGCCTGCCACGGTTCATGGGCGTGCCGTTCCTGGTGGCCGAGTCCGACATGATCGCCACCGTCCCACTGGCAGTCGGCCGGCGGTTCTCCGAAATTACCAATGTGCGCCTGGTCCCGCTGCCTTGGGCTATCTGCGGATATGACATACACCTGTATTGGCATACGCGCTTTCATCATGACCCGGCTAATCGTTGGTTGCGTCAGTCCTTCATTGAGTTGCTCGGTGACTTTTCTCCTAGCGAGCAGATGTCGATTTGA
- the pstA gene encoding phosphate ABC transporter permease PstA: MTDLTAATDLTSPTGAMPSLQRKFEGRALRSLILTTLVWAGALLASVPLISVLYMLITRGGARLNLEVFTELPPTGFEMGGGFGNAMAGTFVMVGIAAAIAVPVGIMAAIFLAELGPDSKLGNAARFAAKMLTGLPSILAGVFAYALVVMTTGTYSAPAGGVALAVLMLPIVVLTAEESMRMVPKIMKDAAYGMGCTRSQVIWKIILPTGMPAILTGVMLAVARAAGETAPLLFTALFSNYWIYHQGNLEVMNPTASLAVLIYNFSGMPFDNQLELAWAASLVLVMIVLFVNIISRIFGKPKY; encoded by the coding sequence ATGACTGATCTCACTGCTGCAACAGACCTGACGTCTCCAACAGGCGCGATGCCCAGCCTGCAGCGCAAGTTCGAAGGCCGTGCCCTGCGAAGCCTGATCTTGACCACCCTGGTCTGGGCTGGTGCGCTACTGGCCAGTGTGCCGCTGATCTCCGTGCTCTACATGCTGATTACCCGCGGCGGCGCGCGTCTCAACCTGGAAGTCTTTACCGAACTGCCGCCGACGGGCTTCGAGATGGGTGGCGGTTTCGGCAACGCGATGGCAGGGACCTTCGTGATGGTCGGTATCGCGGCGGCGATCGCGGTGCCGGTCGGCATCATGGCGGCAATCTTCCTGGCTGAGCTGGGACCGGACAGCAAGCTGGGGAACGCAGCGCGTTTTGCCGCCAAGATGCTCACGGGCCTGCCGTCGATCCTGGCCGGGGTGTTTGCCTACGCCCTGGTGGTGATGACCACCGGTACGTATTCGGCGCCGGCGGGTGGCGTGGCGCTGGCGGTCCTGATGCTGCCAATCGTCGTGCTGACGGCGGAAGAGTCGATGCGGATGGTGCCCAAGATCATGAAGGATGCCGCCTATGGCATGGGCTGCACCCGCTCGCAGGTGATCTGGAAAATCATTTTGCCGACCGGCATGCCGGCCATCCTGACCGGGGTCATGCTCGCTGTGGCACGTGCCGCGGGCGAGACGGCGCCGCTGCTGTTTACCGCGCTGTTCAGCAACTATTGGATTTACCACCAAGGCAATCTCGAGGTCATGAACCCGACCGCCTCGCTGGCGGTGCTGATCTACAACTTCTCCGGGATGCCTTTCGACAACCAACTTGAACTCGCGTGGGCGGCCTCACTGGTGCTGGTGATGATCGTGCTGTTCGTGAACATCATCAGCCGTATTTTCGGCAAGCCCAAATATTAA
- a CDS encoding helix-turn-helix domain-containing protein, producing MVNRLAREPADYPSVGHAARLARVILDELVEMPRERFNLPISGNPKIRAIANALTLEPSDRSTSAEWAKRVAISERSLSRLMIRETGLTFGRWRQQLHLVVALRELASGAKVQNVAAELGYSSVNAFITMFKKGTREHARTVEQLHCN from the coding sequence ATGGTTAACCGGTTGGCTCGTGAGCCTGCCGATTATCCTTCGGTTGGCCATGCCGCCAGGCTTGCACGAGTGATCCTCGACGAACTGGTCGAAATGCCGCGTGAGCGCTTCAACCTACCCATCTCCGGCAATCCTAAAATTCGTGCGATAGCAAATGCACTGACGCTCGAGCCTTCCGACCGCAGTACGTCAGCCGAATGGGCGAAACGCGTGGCGATCAGCGAGAGGTCGCTGTCGCGATTGATGATTCGTGAGACGGGCCTCACGTTTGGACGCTGGCGGCAGCAGTTGCACCTTGTCGTTGCACTGCGAGAATTGGCCAGTGGTGCGAAGGTGCAGAACGTTGCGGCCGAGCTGGGCTATAGCTCGGTCAACGCCTTTATCACAATGTTCAAAAAAGGCACTAGGGAACACGCCCGCACGGTTGAGCAACTGCACTGCAACTAG